The Actinomyces sp. oral taxon 414 genome has a segment encoding these proteins:
- a CDS encoding IS4 family transposase, whose protein sequence is MRPSAPDVFAPGHLGELTQVVPFEMVDAALEAGGGVQRRVRRLPSRVVVYLLLAGALFGSVGWSGVWSRLCAGLGRPVEPVSASSISQAMRRVGPAPLKALFDLLSGPLPVQGGADRFASRRVVALDGTLIAVADTEANRAAFPKSRSGRGSGAGYPMIRLVTLLAASTRSLLAAAVDSDRVGETSLAAGLIRAMGPGMLVLADRGLASTGMWTLIRSAGSDFLTRVRTGTSALRLDVERVLPDGSWLSNARGTRVRVIDARITPTTTTGPERTGHWRLVTSLTDHRRAPADQLVRLYHERWEIETAYCELKSALGAGRVLRARHPRGVLQEVWALLCAYQALRTAMADAVLTSPGTDPDRASFTVALTAARDQIVLAQHITADRPDLTGPIGTAVLAALLPPRRPRTRTRAIKRALSKHRARTPHPDRTTYPVTITTHILTPHPDP, encoded by the coding sequence ATGCGCCCTTCGGCGCCGGACGTGTTCGCCCCCGGTCACCTGGGCGAGTTGACCCAGGTGGTTCCCTTCGAGATGGTCGATGCGGCACTGGAGGCGGGGGGCGGCGTGCAGCGGCGCGTGCGGCGCCTGCCGTCGCGGGTGGTGGTCTACCTGCTGCTGGCGGGGGCGCTGTTCGGATCGGTGGGGTGGAGCGGGGTGTGGTCGCGCCTGTGCGCGGGCCTGGGGCGCCCCGTGGAGCCCGTGAGCGCCTCGTCGATCTCGCAGGCGATGCGCCGGGTGGGGCCGGCCCCCCTCAAGGCGCTGTTCGATCTGCTGTCCGGCCCCCTGCCCGTGCAGGGGGGCGCGGACCGGTTCGCCTCGCGCAGGGTCGTGGCCCTGGACGGCACCCTGATCGCGGTGGCGGACACCGAGGCCAACAGGGCCGCCTTCCCCAAGAGCCGGTCCGGGCGGGGCTCGGGCGCCGGCTACCCGATGATCCGCCTGGTGACCCTGCTGGCCGCCTCCACCCGCAGCCTGCTGGCCGCGGCCGTCGACTCGGACAGGGTCGGCGAGACCTCCCTGGCCGCCGGGCTGATCCGCGCCATGGGCCCGGGCATGCTCGTCCTGGCCGACCGGGGCCTGGCATCGACGGGCATGTGGACCCTGATCAGGTCCGCGGGCTCGGACTTCCTCACCCGCGTGCGCACCGGCACGAGCGCCCTGAGGCTCGATGTCGAGCGCGTCCTGCCCGACGGGTCCTGGCTGTCCAACGCCCGCGGCACCAGGGTCAGGGTCATCGACGCCCGCATCACCCCCACCACCACCACCGGCCCCGAGCGCACCGGGCACTGGAGACTGGTGACCAGCCTGACCGACCACCGCCGGGCCCCCGCCGACCAGCTGGTGCGCCTGTACCACGAGCGCTGGGAGATCGAGACCGCCTACTGCGAGCTCAAGTCCGCCCTGGGCGCCGGACGGGTCCTGCGCGCCCGCCACCCCCGGGGCGTGCTCCAGGAGGTCTGGGCCCTGCTGTGCGCCTACCAGGCCCTGCGCACCGCCATGGCCGACGCCGTCCTGACCAGCCCCGGCACCGACCCCGACCGGGCCTCCTTCACCGTCGCCCTGACCGCGGCCCGCGACCAGATCGTCCTGGCGCAGCACATCACCGCCGACCGCCCCGACCTGACCGGCCCCATCGGCACCGCCGTCCTGGCCGCGCTCCTGCCCCCGCGCCGACCACGAACCCGCACCAGGGCCATCAAACGAGCCCTGTCCAAACACCGCGCACGAACACCCCACCCCGACCGCACCACCTACCCCGTCACCATCACCACACACATCTTGACACCCCACCCCGACCCCTAA
- a CDS encoding leucyl aminopeptidase — MSAHDRPRRTVLDLTSRAPAALGAEVLVLAARAASGPAGVRTDAAPAPRAAVLTDGVDTAGIDVGALEGLLPTLGFTGGLDEVVRLPAAVLGGIAAGTVLVVGTGRELERAADPADDAAALGATRAGVLGRAAGRAVRALAGSADAVLALPAADESELTAVAEGAACAAHTWSGRSGAAAPPGRLVVAAPPADGALAAAVTARAEALADAVHLIRDLVDEPPNRLTPAVFAARAATLADAAGLEAEVLDEAALEEGGFGGIVGVGRGSTRPPRLVRVTWAPRRARSRVALVGKGITFDSGGLSLKPPASMPEMKSDMAGAATVLGVVLAAARQELAVRVDAWLALAENMPGGGAQRPSDIITMYDGTTVEITNTDAEGRLVLADALARAVQDRPDAVIDVATLTGAQIVALGERVGAVMGTPALRREVVEAAARAGEALWPMPLPAHLRAKLDSPFAHLRNAAVGDRAGGMLVAGLFLREFVGRTPWAHLDVAGPAYNGKAPWGATPAGGTGAGAAALLELLRARARA, encoded by the coding sequence ATGAGCGCCCACGACCGACCCCGCCGCACTGTCTTGGACCTGACGAGCCGGGCGCCCGCCGCGCTTGGGGCCGAGGTCCTCGTCCTGGCCGCGCGGGCCGCATCCGGGCCCGCCGGCGTTAGGACCGACGCCGCCCCCGCGCCCCGGGCCGCCGTCCTGACCGACGGCGTGGACACGGCGGGCATAGACGTGGGGGCCCTGGAGGGGCTCCTGCCGACCCTGGGCTTCACCGGCGGCCTCGACGAGGTGGTCCGCCTGCCCGCCGCGGTCCTGGGTGGGATCGCCGCCGGCACCGTCCTGGTCGTGGGCACCGGACGCGAGCTGGAGCGGGCCGCCGATCCCGCCGACGACGCCGCCGCCCTGGGCGCCACGCGCGCCGGAGTGCTGGGCCGGGCCGCGGGCCGGGCGGTGCGCGCCCTGGCCGGGTCGGCCGACGCGGTCCTGGCCCTGCCGGCCGCCGACGAGTCCGAGTTGACGGCCGTGGCCGAGGGCGCGGCCTGCGCCGCCCACACCTGGAGCGGGCGCTCCGGCGCCGCGGCCCCGCCGGGACGCCTCGTCGTCGCCGCGCCCCCGGCCGACGGGGCGCTCGCGGCCGCCGTGACCGCGCGCGCCGAGGCCCTGGCCGACGCCGTGCACCTGATCCGCGACCTGGTCGACGAGCCGCCCAACCGCCTGACCCCGGCCGTCTTCGCCGCGCGCGCCGCGACCCTGGCCGACGCCGCCGGCCTGGAGGCGGAGGTCCTCGACGAGGCGGCGCTGGAGGAGGGCGGCTTCGGCGGCATTGTCGGCGTGGGTCGGGGCTCGACCCGCCCGCCGCGCCTGGTGCGCGTGACCTGGGCGCCGCGACGGGCCCGCTCGCGCGTGGCCCTGGTCGGCAAGGGCATCACCTTCGACTCCGGCGGCCTGTCCCTCAAGCCGCCGGCCTCCATGCCGGAGATGAAGTCGGACATGGCCGGGGCCGCCACGGTCCTGGGCGTCGTCCTGGCCGCGGCCCGCCAGGAGCTGGCGGTGCGCGTGGACGCCTGGCTGGCGCTGGCGGAGAACATGCCCGGCGGCGGCGCCCAGCGGCCCAGCGACATCATCACCATGTACGACGGCACCACCGTCGAGATCACGAACACCGACGCCGAGGGCCGCCTCGTCCTGGCCGACGCCCTGGCCCGGGCGGTCCAGGACAGGCCCGACGCCGTCATCGACGTCGCCACCCTCACCGGCGCCCAGATCGTAGCCCTAGGCGAGCGGGTCGGCGCCGTCATGGGCACCCCGGCCCTGCGCCGGGAGGTCGTGGAGGCCGCCGCCCGGGCGGGCGAGGCCCTGTGGCCCATGCCCCTGCCCGCGCACCTGCGGGCCAAGCTCGACAGCCCCTTCGCGCACCTGCGCAACGCCGCGGTGGGCGACCGCGCCGGCGGCATGCTCGTGGCCGGGCTGTTCCTGCGCGAGTTCGTGGGCCGCACGCCGTGGGCGCACCTGGACGTGGCGGGCCCGGCCTACAACGGCAAGGCCCCCTGGGGCGCCACTCCCGCGGGCGGGACCGGCGCGGGCGCGGCCGCGCTCCTGGAGCTGCTGCGCGCCCGGGCCCGCGCCTGA
- the lpdA gene encoding dihydrolipoyl dehydrogenase, with product MTDTVYDMVVLGAGSGGYAAALRGAQLGLRVALIEADRVGGTCLHRGCVPTKAILHAAETVDAVRGARALGVDAELRGVDMTALNAYKDSIVTRMYKGLQGLIASRGIDLITGRGRLAGAGAVEVDGRAVRGRNIVLATGSYSKTIGQHIDDRVLTSEGALRLERLPASAVVLGGGVIGVEFASAWASLGARVTIIEALPRLVPGEDEAVSKQLERAFRKRRIAVRTNTMFESVERHDGGVTVHTQDGKTHDAEVLLIAVGRGPVTADLGYEQAGVAMDRGFVTTDAFGRTSAPGVWAVGDIVPGVQLAHRGFAQGIVVAEKIAGLDPVPVDDALVPRVTFCEPEIASVGLTEARARQVHGADAVTTAEFNVAGNAKSQILGAQGFVKLVSLKDGPIVGFHAIGARMGEQVGEGQLIVNWEADADDVAALVHAHPTQNETLGEAAMALAGKPLHNHG from the coding sequence GTGACAGACACCGTCTACGACATGGTCGTCCTGGGCGCGGGCTCGGGCGGCTACGCCGCGGCCCTGCGCGGGGCCCAGCTGGGCCTGCGGGTCGCCCTCATCGAGGCCGACAGGGTCGGCGGCACCTGCCTGCACCGCGGATGCGTCCCCACCAAGGCGATCCTCCACGCCGCCGAGACCGTCGACGCCGTCCGCGGCGCGCGCGCCCTGGGCGTGGACGCCGAGCTGCGCGGCGTGGACATGACGGCCCTCAACGCCTACAAGGACTCCATCGTCACCCGGATGTACAAGGGCCTGCAGGGCCTGATCGCCTCGCGCGGCATCGACCTCATCACCGGGCGGGGGCGCCTGGCCGGCGCCGGAGCCGTCGAGGTGGACGGCCGGGCGGTGCGCGGCCGGAACATCGTCCTGGCCACCGGCTCGTACTCCAAGACCATCGGCCAACACATCGACGACCGCGTCCTGACCTCCGAGGGCGCCCTGCGGCTCGAGCGCCTCCCCGCCTCCGCCGTCGTGCTGGGCGGCGGCGTCATCGGCGTCGAATTCGCCTCCGCCTGGGCCTCCCTGGGCGCCCGCGTCACCATTATCGAGGCCCTGCCCCGCCTGGTGCCGGGCGAGGACGAGGCCGTGTCCAAGCAGCTCGAGCGGGCCTTCCGCAAGCGCCGGATCGCCGTGCGCACCAACACCATGTTCGAGTCCGTCGAGCGCCACGACGGCGGCGTGACCGTGCACACGCAGGACGGTAAGACCCACGACGCCGAGGTGCTCCTCATCGCCGTCGGCCGCGGCCCGGTCACCGCGGACCTGGGCTACGAGCAGGCGGGCGTGGCCATGGACCGCGGCTTCGTGACGACCGACGCGTTCGGGCGCACCAGCGCGCCGGGCGTGTGGGCCGTGGGCGACATCGTCCCCGGCGTCCAGCTCGCCCACCGCGGCTTCGCCCAGGGCATTGTGGTGGCGGAGAAGATCGCCGGGCTCGACCCCGTCCCGGTCGACGACGCCCTGGTCCCCCGGGTCACCTTCTGCGAGCCCGAGATCGCCTCGGTGGGCCTGACCGAGGCCCGGGCCCGGCAGGTCCACGGCGCGGACGCCGTGACCACCGCCGAGTTCAACGTCGCCGGCAACGCCAAGAGCCAGATCCTGGGCGCGCAGGGCTTCGTCAAGCTCGTCTCCCTCAAGGACGGCCCCATCGTCGGCTTCCACGCCATCGGCGCCCGCATGGGCGAGCAGGTCGGCGAGGGCCAGCTCATCGTGAACTGGGAGGCCGACGCCGACGACGTCGCCGCGCTGGTCCACGCCCACCCCACCCAGAACGAGACCCTCGGCGAGGCCGCAATGGCCCTCGCCGGCAAGCCGCTGCACAACCACGGCTGA
- the sucB gene encoding 2-oxoglutarate dehydrogenase, E2 component, dihydrolipoamide succinyltransferase produces the protein MSESVKMPALGESVTEGTVSSWLKAVGDSVEVDEPLLEVATDKVDTEVPSPAAGTVLEILVPEDETVDVGTVLAIIGDPSEASPAPTPSIPAASAPAPAVAEPVQPAAAPAQPPAPAGPAAPAQSAPAPAGPAATAATPAVPATASAAIPAQPARPEPAPVQPAAPTGPAAPAAAPAAPAVASAAYVTPIVRKLARDKGVDLTAVSGTGVGGRIRKEDVQKAAAQAEEARRAAEARAAAASAAPAGPAAPAPAAPTRPAVDTTLRGRTEKMSRLRQVIAERMIDSLRTSAQLTTVVEVDVTRVASLRARAKDGFLAKNGTKLTFLPFFVAAATEALKAHPKLNATIDGKQVAYHDVEHIGIAVDTPRGLLVPVVKNAGDLNIPGLARRINDLAARTRASKVDPDELSGSTFTITNTGSGGALFDTPIINQPEVAILGLGAITKQPRVVADADGNEAIAVRSVCHLSLSYDHRLVDGADAARYLMTVKKRLEEGDFAGELGL, from the coding sequence ATGTCCGAGTCCGTGAAGATGCCCGCACTGGGCGAGTCCGTCACCGAGGGGACCGTCTCCTCCTGGCTCAAGGCCGTGGGCGACTCCGTCGAGGTCGACGAGCCGCTGCTCGAGGTCGCCACCGACAAGGTCGACACCGAGGTCCCCTCCCCCGCGGCCGGCACCGTCCTGGAGATCCTCGTGCCCGAGGACGAGACCGTCGACGTCGGCACCGTCCTGGCCATTATCGGCGACCCCTCCGAGGCCTCCCCCGCGCCGACGCCGTCTATCCCGGCCGCGTCCGCGCCAGCGCCCGCAGTGGCGGAGCCCGTCCAGCCCGCCGCGGCGCCCGCTCAGCCCCCGGCCCCCGCGGGCCCCGCCGCTCCGGCTCAGTCCGCCCCGGCCCCCGCGGGCCCCGCCGCAACCGCGGCGACGCCCGCCGTCCCGGCCACCGCCTCCGCTGCGATCCCGGCCCAGCCCGCCCGGCCTGAGCCGGCCCCCGTCCAGCCCGCGGCTCCCACGGGCCCGGCCGCACCCGCCGCCGCCCCCGCGGCTCCTGCCGTCGCCTCCGCGGCCTACGTCACCCCGATCGTGCGCAAGCTGGCGCGCGACAAGGGCGTGGACCTGACCGCCGTCAGCGGCACCGGCGTGGGCGGGCGCATCCGCAAGGAGGACGTCCAGAAGGCCGCCGCCCAGGCCGAGGAGGCCAGGAGGGCGGCCGAGGCGCGGGCCGCCGCGGCGTCCGCGGCTCCCGCGGGCCCGGCCGCGCCCGCCCCCGCCGCGCCGACCCGGCCCGCCGTCGACACGACGCTGCGCGGCCGGACGGAGAAGATGAGCCGCCTGCGCCAGGTCATCGCCGAGCGCATGATCGACTCGCTGCGCACCTCCGCGCAGCTGACCACCGTCGTCGAGGTCGACGTCACCCGCGTCGCCTCCCTGCGCGCCCGCGCCAAGGACGGCTTCCTGGCCAAGAACGGCACGAAGCTCACCTTCCTGCCCTTCTTCGTGGCCGCGGCCACCGAGGCGCTCAAGGCCCACCCGAAGCTCAACGCGACGATCGACGGCAAGCAGGTCGCCTACCACGACGTCGAGCACATCGGCATCGCGGTCGACACCCCGCGCGGCCTGCTCGTGCCCGTGGTCAAGAACGCCGGCGACCTCAACATCCCCGGCCTGGCCAGGCGCATCAACGACCTGGCCGCCCGCACCCGCGCCAGCAAGGTCGACCCCGACGAGCTGAGCGGCTCGACCTTCACCATCACCAACACCGGCTCCGGCGGCGCCCTGTTCGACACCCCGATCATCAACCAGCCCGAGGTCGCCATCCTCGGCCTGGGCGCGATCACCAAGCAGCCGCGCGTGGTCGCCGACGCCGACGGCAACGAGGCGATCGCCGTGCGGTCGGTGTGCCACCTGTCCCTGTCCTACGACCACCGGCTGGTCGACGGCGCGGACGCGGCCCGCTACCTCATGACCGTCAAGAAGCGCCTGGAGGAGGGCGACTTCGCCGGCGAACTCGGCCTGTGA
- a CDS encoding SRPBCC family protein, whose product MSTCTHIWTWLSAARSEALLARHPRIEETDLLLGLLAQGGPVARTLGAAGVGLVRARSAATDLDDADLAGANIAVPRGLRPRRLLMSLAAVQANVDLDLAPGAEDVVFERRGRVRSDRQALLALTAGPRTASSRLLDRLGVDVPELRRRLRARARERVAGARAVPVPQDLRREGMERAWRLDHFVCAPPEVLRGILTDPDRLGQWMELGTDVVVESGAGRVVTEWHRGRRTVRLRHSLTCEGQSVVWREEVLTGRWAGRLSTVRRIDLEGVDGGTLVRLTLLTRAFGLLGRVLAPVFGNLRWGFGMRQQLMVVAGLAADDLADLRR is encoded by the coding sequence ATGAGCACCTGCACCCACATCTGGACCTGGCTGTCCGCCGCCCGCAGCGAGGCCCTCCTGGCCCGGCATCCGCGCATCGAGGAGACCGACCTCCTCCTGGGGCTGCTGGCCCAGGGCGGGCCGGTCGCCCGGACCCTGGGCGCAGCCGGCGTCGGCCTGGTCCGGGCCCGGTCGGCGGCGACGGATCTCGACGACGCCGACCTCGCCGGAGCGAACATCGCGGTGCCTCGGGGACTGCGCCCCCGGCGGCTGCTCATGAGCCTGGCCGCCGTGCAGGCGAACGTCGACCTCGATCTGGCGCCCGGCGCCGAGGACGTGGTCTTCGAGCGCAGGGGCAGAGTCCGCTCGGACCGCCAGGCCCTCCTCGCGCTCACGGCCGGCCCGCGCACGGCGTCCTCCCGCCTGCTCGACCGCCTGGGCGTCGACGTTCCCGAACTGCGCCGCCGGCTGCGGGCCAGGGCCCGCGAGCGCGTCGCGGGCGCCCGGGCCGTCCCTGTTCCGCAGGACCTCCGCCGCGAGGGCATGGAGCGGGCCTGGCGCCTGGACCACTTCGTCTGCGCGCCGCCGGAGGTGCTGCGGGGGATCCTCACCGACCCCGACCGGTTGGGTCAGTGGATGGAGTTGGGGACGGACGTCGTCGTGGAGTCCGGGGCGGGCCGGGTCGTGACCGAGTGGCACAGGGGCCGCCGGACCGTGCGCCTGCGCCACAGTCTGACCTGTGAGGGGCAGTCCGTCGTCTGGCGGGAGGAGGTCCTCACGGGCCGCTGGGCCGGTCGGCTCTCCACGGTGCGGCGGATCGACCTTGAGGGCGTCGACGGCGGCACGCTCGTGCGCCTCACCCTTCTCACCCGGGCCTTCGGCCTTCTGGGGCGCGTCCTCGCCCCCGTCTTCGGGAACCTCCGGTGGGGATTCGGGATGAGGCAGCAGCTCATGGTGGTCGCCGGGCTGGCGGCCGACGATCTGGCGGATCTGCGCCGTTGA
- a CDS encoding serine/threonine-protein kinase, translating into MKRPPTPSAASADETVFMGGADPGDDVVFADGAAFAGRVASADEADLSDEVEFSDAVAFPVMFPAVPSPGDALSPASASSFAGSTSPPAAPSPAAAPSPAGPPRFFRRRARGRGEPVDRLEDTGLSAADREVLADAGLAVGAPMGRIGPDGPRVLRGLDGDGRDVVVHLLDVPEDGGGARTLRRLAELRALRHPALARVREVISLPGGRAVVTVDLVPGADLAVVLGARGCLTRSEAARLLDDVGSALARLHEAGLAHGDVSSANVVITTEGGAVLIDLFGGVMETGTGPWAAPERAGGGPATPASDVYSLGALLRSCATGTAVLGERLDRILADVLVDDPGLRPTARALAARAPEVGAPGVIELPDGARLAAGALRAAAAVPTRQIGSRRGGGRLPVSRGGRRAARMVAAVGALVLVGALAALGPWPRLRQAIGSVLPGGAPSAAPVAGSGATAGTTEGGAAAGASAASESAAPADPAGPTMPPDPATPVDPAGSAAPGGSADPTAPAASTDLAAVVTSLSSARDGALETGDSAALAATTVPGSPAAQADEEMLAALRDSGETVSDLETSVSGVEVVEVPADCATRWPGAVAVRLSRAQQPSTRTAADGTSRTVPAQASHEIILILIPDPWRVAEVLPAE; encoded by the coding sequence GTGAAGAGACCCCCGACACCATCCGCCGCCTCCGCGGATGAGACCGTGTTCATGGGCGGGGCCGACCCCGGGGACGATGTCGTCTTCGCGGACGGGGCCGCCTTCGCAGGCAGGGTCGCCTCTGCGGACGAGGCTGACCTCTCAGATGAAGTGGAGTTCTCGGACGCGGTCGCGTTCCCGGTCATGTTCCCGGCTGTGCCCTCACCCGGTGACGCGCTCTCACCCGCATCTGCATCCTCATTCGCAGGCTCGACCTCACCCCCGGCTGCGCCTTCGCCCGCGGCCGCTCCCTCACCTGCGGGCCCGCCCCGCTTCTTCCGCCGTCGGGCGCGCGGCAGGGGCGAGCCCGTCGACCGCCTGGAGGACACGGGGCTGTCGGCCGCGGACCGCGAGGTCCTGGCCGACGCGGGCCTGGCCGTCGGCGCGCCCATGGGGCGCATCGGCCCGGACGGGCCGCGGGTGCTGCGCGGCCTGGACGGGGACGGGCGCGACGTCGTCGTCCACCTGCTCGACGTCCCCGAGGACGGCGGCGGGGCGCGCACGCTCCGGCGCCTGGCCGAGCTGCGGGCCCTGCGCCACCCCGCGCTGGCCCGCGTTCGGGAGGTCATCTCCCTGCCGGGCGGTCGGGCCGTGGTCACCGTCGATCTCGTGCCCGGCGCGGATCTGGCCGTCGTGCTCGGCGCGCGCGGGTGCCTGACCCGCAGCGAGGCGGCCAGGCTGCTCGACGACGTCGGCTCGGCCCTGGCCCGCCTGCACGAGGCCGGGCTGGCCCACGGCGACGTCTCGAGCGCGAACGTCGTCATCACCACCGAGGGCGGGGCGGTGCTCATCGACCTGTTCGGCGGCGTCATGGAGACCGGCACGGGGCCGTGGGCGGCCCCCGAGCGCGCCGGCGGCGGACCGGCGACGCCCGCCTCCGACGTCTATTCGCTGGGGGCGCTGCTACGAAGTTGCGCCACCGGCACGGCGGTGCTCGGCGAGCGCCTGGACCGGATCCTGGCCGACGTGCTCGTCGACGACCCCGGGCTGCGGCCCACCGCGCGGGCGCTGGCCGCCAGGGCGCCCGAGGTCGGAGCGCCCGGCGTCATCGAGCTGCCCGACGGCGCCCGCCTGGCCGCCGGGGCTCTGCGGGCCGCGGCGGCCGTGCCCACACGGCAGATCGGCTCGCGGCGCGGCGGCGGGCGCCTCCCGGTGTCCCGCGGCGGTCGGCGCGCGGCGCGAATGGTGGCGGCCGTGGGCGCTCTCGTCCTCGTGGGGGCTCTGGCGGCCCTCGGCCCGTGGCCGCGACTGCGTCAGGCGATTGGCTCCGTGCTGCCCGGCGGGGCGCCGTCGGCCGCTCCGGTCGCGGGAAGCGGGGCGACGGCCGGGACGACCGAGGGCGGTGCGGCGGCGGGCGCATCCGCGGCGTCGGAGAGCGCGGCGCCAGCCGATCCCGCCGGTCCGACGATGCCGCCCGATCCCGCGACCCCGGTCGATCCCGCTGGCTCGGCGGCCCCGGGCGGCTCGGCCGACCCGACGGCCCCGGCGGCTTCGACCGATCTGGCCGCGGTCGTCACCTCCCTGAGTTCGGCCCGAGATGGGGCCCTGGAGACGGGCGATTCGGCGGCCCTGGCGGCGACGACGGTGCCCGGGTCCCCGGCGGCGCAGGCGGACGAGGAGATGCTGGCGGCGCTGAGAGACAGCGGTGAGACGGTCTCGGATCTGGAGACCTCCGTGTCGGGGGTCGAGGTGGTCGAGGTGCCCGCCGACTGCGCCACGCGCTGGCCCGGCGCGGTGGCGGTGCGTCTCAGCCGGGCCCAGCAGCCCTCGACGCGTACGGCCGCCGACGGCACGAGCCGCACGGTGCCGGCCCAGGCCTCGCACGAGATCATCCTCATTCTGATCCCCGACCCGTGGCGCGTCGCGGAGGTGCTCCCCGCCGAGTAG
- the lipB gene encoding lipoyl(octanoyl) transferase LipB, with product MQRLDLDLGSRLVPYREAWELQRQVHGEVAAARRGPTLVLVEHESVYTVGRRTHSWERPASDDVEGVPVIDVDRGGKTTWHGPGQLTVYPIVRLARPIDVIKYVRALEAAVMEVCAAYGVGTRRVAGRSGVWVPADPALAAPADPAGLPAPGGRHPETPTAETRRSDRPAPGGRHGEGVGGRVGGSGPPPPGPRPERKICALGVRVARGATMHGIGLNVDPNLEAFSLSRIIPCGIDDAGVTSLSAETGRPLATADPADALTATLERNLAPLVADAALS from the coding sequence GTGCAGCGCCTCGACCTCGATCTGGGCTCTCGGCTCGTCCCCTACCGCGAGGCCTGGGAGCTCCAGAGACAGGTGCACGGCGAGGTGGCCGCCGCCCGCCGCGGCCCGACCCTCGTCCTGGTCGAGCACGAGAGCGTCTACACCGTCGGGCGCCGCACCCACAGCTGGGAGCGGCCGGCCTCCGACGACGTCGAGGGCGTACCCGTCATTGACGTTGACCGCGGCGGGAAGACCACCTGGCACGGCCCGGGGCAGCTGACCGTCTACCCGATCGTGCGCCTGGCCCGCCCCATCGACGTCATCAAGTACGTGCGCGCCCTGGAGGCCGCCGTCATGGAGGTGTGCGCCGCCTACGGGGTGGGTACGCGGCGCGTGGCGGGCCGCTCGGGGGTGTGGGTGCCCGCGGACCCCGCCCTCGCCGCCCCCGCGGACCCCGCGGGCCTCCCGGCGCCCGGTGGCCGGCACCCGGAGACGCCGACGGCGGAGACAAGACGGTCCGACCGCCCGGCGCCCGGCGGCCGGCACGGCGAGGGTGTTGGCGGCCGCGTCGGCGGCTCCGGCCCACCGCCGCCCGGGCCCCGCCCGGAGCGCAAGATCTGCGCCCTGGGCGTGCGCGTGGCGCGGGGCGCGACCATGCACGGCATCGGCCTGAACGTGGATCCCAACCTGGAGGCCTTCAGCCTGTCGCGCATTATCCCCTGCGGCATCGACGACGCCGGGGTGACGTCGCTGAGCGCCGAGACCGGCCGCCCCCTGGCGACGGCCGACCCGGCCGACGCCCTGACGGCGACCCTGGAGCGGAACCTGGCGCCCCTCGTGGCCGACGCCGCACTCTCATGA
- the lipA gene encoding lipoyl synthase, translated as MTNAIAPEGRRLLRVEARNAQTPIERKPKWLRTRAVISETYQEVQGLVRQKRLHTVCAEANCPNIYECWNDREASFLIGGEMCTRRCDFCDIATGRPTAYDEDEPARVAASVAQMRLRYATVTGVARDDRPDGGAWLYAEVARQIHAAAPGCGVELLVPDFRGDRAALEEVFSAAPEVFAHNLETVPRIFRRIRPAFSYEGSLSVLRRASEAGLLTKSNLILGMGETRAEIERAIADLVDHGVDILTITQYMRPSKLHHPIDRWVKPQEFVELAGVAEEMGIPAVMSGPMVRSSYRSGMLWGRAMRAKGRPIPASMAELAVPGTARQEASALLAGPLGAVC; from the coding sequence GTGACCAACGCGATCGCCCCCGAGGGGCGCAGGCTGCTGCGCGTCGAGGCCCGCAACGCCCAGACGCCCATCGAGCGCAAGCCCAAGTGGCTGCGGACCCGGGCCGTCATCTCCGAGACCTATCAGGAGGTCCAGGGCCTGGTCAGGCAGAAGCGCCTGCACACCGTGTGCGCCGAGGCCAACTGCCCCAACATCTACGAGTGCTGGAACGACCGCGAGGCCTCCTTCCTCATCGGCGGGGAGATGTGCACCCGCCGCTGCGACTTCTGCGACATCGCCACCGGCCGCCCCACCGCCTACGACGAGGACGAGCCCGCCCGCGTGGCCGCCTCCGTGGCGCAGATGCGGCTGCGCTACGCCACCGTCACCGGCGTCGCCCGCGATGACCGGCCCGACGGCGGCGCCTGGCTCTACGCCGAGGTCGCCCGGCAGATCCACGCCGCGGCGCCCGGCTGCGGCGTCGAGCTGCTCGTGCCCGACTTCCGCGGCGACCGGGCCGCCCTGGAGGAGGTCTTCTCCGCCGCCCCCGAGGTCTTCGCCCACAATCTGGAGACGGTCCCGCGCATCTTCAGGCGCATCCGCCCCGCCTTCTCCTACGAGGGCAGCCTGTCCGTGCTCCGCCGGGCCTCCGAGGCGGGCCTGCTGACCAAGTCCAACCTCATCCTCGGCATGGGCGAGACCCGGGCGGAGATCGAGCGGGCCATCGCGGACCTCGTGGATCACGGCGTCGACATCCTGACCATCACCCAGTACATGCGCCCCTCCAAGCTGCACCACCCCATCGACCGGTGGGTCAAGCCCCAGGAGTTCGTCGAGCTGGCGGGCGTGGCCGAGGAGATGGGCATCCCGGCGGTCATGAGCGGCCCCATGGTGCGCTCCTCCTACCGCTCGGGCATGCTCTGGGGCCGGGCCATGCGGGCCAAGGGACGCCCCATCCCGGCGTCGATGGCCGAGCTGGCCGTGCCCGGCACCGCCCGCCAGGAGGCCTCGGCCCTTCTGGCCGGCCCGCTCGGCGCGGTCTGCTGA